GCGGCACAGGTAATGGGCAACGATGTGGCGATCACTGTGGGCGGATCCAATGGCCATTTTGAACTGAATGTGTTCAAGCCAATGATCATTGCCAACTTCCTTCAGTCAGCCAGATTGATCGGTGATGCCTGTGTGTCTTTCAATGACAATTGTGCCATTGGAATCGAGCCCAATACACCCTTCATTAAGAAGCACTTGGAAAATTCTCTGATGTTGGTGACTGCCCTGAATCCGCATATTGGCTATGAAAATGCAGCAGCCATTGCCAAAAAAGCGCACAAGGAAGGTACTTCTCTAAGAGAAGCGGCTTTGGCTTTAGGTTTGTTGACCAATGAGCAGTTTGATCAGTGGGTCAGACCTGAAGATATGATCGGTAGCTTGAAATAATAACCACTAAATATAGAAACCATGAAAAAAACAATTTTGAACATTTCCCTTGTTGCGGCCATGGTCTTGGCTGGTAGTCAGCAAGTTTTTGCCAAAGAAAAAGCTTCTAAGGAAAAAACAGAATTCACCGAAGCGGAAATCCAGAGATTTGCTGAAATAGAAGCAAGGATCATGGAGATCAATGCTATGGATTTTTCTGAAATGAGCCGTGACGAAAAAAAGGAACTAAGGAATGAAGTAAAGGAGTTGAATAAGGAAAGCAAGACGATGAGGGGCAGTGGACTTTATATTTCCACCGGTGCTTTGATCATCATCCTTATCCTGTTGATCATACTTCTTTAATCCAGTTTCAGCTTTCTAAACCTTTTAGGTATTCAAAGCTTTTCTTGATTGATAAATATGGATCGGGAGTCATGTCTTTCTCCAAGAAGAAATGCTTGACTCCTGATTTTTTTGCTGTGGACATGATTTTTTGTAGGTCCAAAACCCCTGCACCTGCATCGGCGAGATAAGGGAAAAGTCCCATCCATTCTCCCATATTGCCACCATCTCCTGCAAAGGTCTTTAATTCCCTCATATCCTTGACATGCAGGGAAACAAATCTTCCCGGGTTTTCTTCCAGGTATTGGATAGGATTCGCTTTGGCAGCAGTTAACCAGAATACATCCATCTGCATTTTGACCAGTTCAGGGTCGGTTTGATCCAGGATTCTTTGAAAAGGAATAACACCCTCCATAGGCGCATGGCCATAACCGTGGTTATGGTAGAAGAAAGTCAGTCCGTGTTTGCGGGCACTTGCTCCGACTTCATTGAAAACATCAATGGTCCTTTTGTAGTCCTCAAGATTTTTCCTCATCTCATCCGGAATCATGGCAATGCCTACATACTTGTGCCCCACAATATGTGCGGCTTCAGCTACTGCTTCCATATTTTCCTGCAAGGTGGGTAAGTCAATATGAATGGAAGGTGCGGAAAGCCCATACTTATCCAACATTTCCTTCAATTGTTTTGGAGAGTTTCCAAAATATCCACTTCCTGAAAAACCCAAGGCATTGGCGGCCATTTTCCACCCTTCCTTGGCAGCGGTTGTACTGAATTCGTAAGGGCCAAAGAATTCAAGTTCTTTGTAACCGATTTCAGCTATCATTTTTAGGGTACCTTCAAAATCATCAGAGAGTGATTTTGGAAGGGTAAACAGGGCAACACCCAGTCTGGTGGCTGCATTTTCATTGGCAAATGTGAGGGATGGAACCATACTCAACGTGGCAGAGGCCAGGCTTATTTGTTGGATAAATTTTCGTCTTTTCATCAAGGGTATTATTGAAAAGGCAGTTTACTTATTATGTGAAAGACACACAATGAATCCGGAAATTATTTTTCTTTTTCCAGATAAGATTTCACATCCATGGCCCTTTTGCTGATGATGGTCAAGGGAATCAACCAGATCAATTGATTGAATACCAGTTGGAAGATAGTTCGTTTATTCCAGCCCAGTTCCGGAATAAAGCCAATCACAAACCATATTGCCAGTGCCAAACTTCCAAATATTCCTGCCCAGGTCAGGTATCTCCAGCTGATGGGATAGAATGCGCTCAAAAAAACCAGGAAGGCCGATATCATGCCTATGCTTCCAAACCAATTGCTTTGCATCGCTCCGGTCCAGTTGCTATCCATGGATAGCCATTTAAGAAAGTCTTCACCGAAGTATTTGAAAAATGCAGCCCAAGCGATATTGTACATTCCTGTAAGCAAAAGAAGCCCTCTCATCGGCATGGGGAAGCTTGGTGTAATGCTGTTTTTGTCCATTCGTAGAAATTTATATCTTCCTGAAAATAACTTTAGCTGAATCAATTGGTTCAATGTCTAAATACAAAACTACATGATGCTATTCAAAAACAAGTCAAAGCTGGGATTATTTGTCCTTGGAGCTGGTCTTCTATCCATTGGTTTCATAGCCGGAAAAAAAGCAGGAGAAATAACCCCAGCTGCTATTTCAGGAGCTGAGACCCTGATCGGGCTGGCCTTTACTCCTGCAGAAAAGGACAGCATGATCCAAAACCTAACGAATCACCGCAACAGTTTTGAGCGGATGAGAGAGCAGAAAATAGAAAATGCCACTTCACCTGCCCTGTACTTTAACCCTTTGCCACATGGATTTATCCCTTCCCAAGAACAAAGGGCCTTTGATTGGGGTTTACCGGCCCAGGTAAGACTTCCTGAAAAGGAAAATGATATCGCTTTTCTTTCCGTGGCTGAATTGTCTGTTTTGATCAAAAACAAACAGATCAGTTCCGAAAGGCTGACAAGGATTTATCTGGACCGGATCAAGAAATATGCAGATACTTTGGAGTGCCTCATTACCCTGATGGAGGAGGAAGCTATTGTAAAGGCCAAAAAAATGG
This Cecembia calidifontis DNA region includes the following protein-coding sequences:
- a CDS encoding sugar phosphate isomerase/epimerase family protein, which produces MKRRKFIQQISLASATLSMVPSLTFANENAATRLGVALFTLPKSLSDDFEGTLKMIAEIGYKELEFFGPYEFSTTAAKEGWKMAANALGFSGSGYFGNSPKQLKEMLDKYGLSAPSIHIDLPTLQENMEAVAEAAHIVGHKYVGIAMIPDEMRKNLEDYKRTIDVFNEVGASARKHGLTFFYHNHGYGHAPMEGVIPFQRILDQTDPELVKMQMDVFWLTAAKANPIQYLEENPGRFVSLHVKDMRELKTFAGDGGNMGEWMGLFPYLADAGAGVLDLQKIMSTAKKSGVKHFFLEKDMTPDPYLSIKKSFEYLKGLES